The Methanobrevibacter millerae genome includes the window TTGTGGTAGTGTTTGAAAAGTAATATTTTTTGAGATGTGAAATGTTCCATTAACTTTTTAAGTTAAAATATATAATATCATTACATAAAAAAAGTTGAGGTATTAAAATGAAAGGCACATGGAAGCTTAAATTAAGAATGATACTGACTTCTGTATTTATGTTCTCAATTGTTTATTTTTTAGTTTTGCTTGTAGCAAGATATATGGGAATTAGCAGTTGGAGATTATATATGGGTGTGAGTTTAGTAATTGTATTTGCACAATACTGGTTTGGCCCAACATTAGTTAAACATTCAATGAATGTAAGGCCGTTATCTGAAGCGGAAGCCCCTCATATTCATAAAATGGTGGCCGAACTTGCACAGGAAGCAGGTGTTCCCAAACCGGAAGTAGGATTATCAGAAATTAATATTCCAAATGCGTTTGCATATGGTAGAACCAGCAGAAGTGGTCATATTGCAATTACTCGTCCAATTCTTGGTTTGTTGGATTATGATGAGTTGAGAGCAGTATTGGGTCATGAAATGGGTCATATTAAACATAATGACATGGCTGTAACTGCAGCCGTTAGTGTAATTCCTATGGTTTGTTATTATATTGCTATAGCTTTCATGTTTTCCAGAGATAATGAAAATGGTGCTGGAATCATAATTGGGTTATTGGGTTATGTTTTCTATTTAATTGGACAATTATTAGTATTGTTTATCTCAAGAACCCGTGAATATTATGCAGATGAAGCTTCAGTAGAATTTGGTAATCGCCCTGCTGCTTTAGTCTCTGCTTTATATAAATTGTCTTATGGTGCTTCTAGATGCAGTCAGGAAACTATTAAAGAATTAAATACTAATAGAGCATTTTTTGCAACAGATATTAATAATGCACAACATGATATTGATGATTTCAGTCAGGTGGACTTTGATGGTGATGGAAAAATATCTGATGAGGAATTGAAAAGATTAGCCAATTCCGATATCAAAATTTCGAAAACTAAAGGAATCATGGAATTATTGTCCACTCATCCGGATTCCCTAAAAAGGGTAAAAAGATTAGCAGAATTAGAAAATTAGGTGTAATATATGAAAATGATTTTGGATGAACGTGGTAAAAAGTATATTTTAAAGGAAGGCCAGGATTTTCAAAGTGATTTGGGAATTGTCTCTGCAGAAGTATTGTCGGATGCTGAAATAGGCGATGAAGTTAAAAGCCATCTTGACCACTCATTTAAAATTGTCAAACCAAATGTAAATGATTTCATTGAAATAATGGATAGACGTTGTTCAATATTAATTAAAAAAGATATTGGAACTGTTTTAGCATACACTGGCTTGGGAGCGGGTTCTAGGGTTGTTGATGCCGGAACCGGTGCTGGAGCTATTGCATTGAACTTCGGTAATGTTGTCGGCGATACAGGTCATGTTTATACATATGAAATCCGTGAAGATTTTTCAGAAGTTGCTAAAAAGAACATCGAAACTTTTGGAATCAAAAATATTGAAGTAAAAAATCAGAATATAAAAGATGGAATTAATGAAGATAATATTGATCTAGTATTTTTAGACCTTCCAAAGCCTTATGAAATTTTTGAAGAGGTTCATGACTCCTTAAATCTTGGAGGATGGCTTGTTGTATATGCTCCCTACATCGATCAAGCTGAAGTTTCATACAGAGTTGCAAAAAAACTTAATTTCTATGATATTGAAATTCTAGAGACTTTAGAACGAGGCCTTGAAGTAAGACAGCAAGGAACTAGACCTAAAACAAGAATGGTTGGGCATAGTGGTTATTTGCTTTTTGCAAGAAAACTCTAAATCACCCATTTTTTTCTATTTGTTTTAATTAATTTCAGCTATTGTTATGTTAATACTTAACCAAATTTCATTATTTTAATTATTTAAATTTTCAATATAAATTATTAGAAACAAAAAATTAGTATTTTTAAATAGTGTTATATGTACTGTCTGCTAATTTTTCTTTATATGGGGATTCGTTTTGAAATGTATATATATCAATTGAAATAAAGTATAATATATTAAATTTTCTGAATTTAATGATATTTTATTCAACAATATGTTCAATATTATTTGCAATATCATTTTAAATGTCGTAAAGTTGTCTTTAGCTGAAACTGTAATTATATGATATGAATACATAATATTACTAAAAATATTTTAGGTTTATTCAAGTTTTTTATCATTCATATTTGATACAAATATATTTGTTTGTGTATTAAATTATTTTTTTTCATTATTTTAAATGATAAAAATTAAATATCCCAATATAAATAATTAATTGTATAAGAAGGTTAATTTCTTTTTATATTCTTAGTATTTTCACTTTAAATAGTGGATTTAAAAAATTTTGGAGGAAAAATATGGAAACAAATAAGATATTCGGAATAGTCTCTATAATTTTGGGATTAATTTTTATAATTTGCCCTATTTTTAGTTCAGCTTTCACATCTATTGTAATTGGACTAAGTTTATTATTCTTTGGTTTCGCATCATTATTTAATGGACTTACAACATTAAATGTGATTATTGGTATTATAGCCATCATATTTGGTTTACTGTTCATGTTTGCAATGAATGCATTGCCGTTCCTTGTAGGATTGCAATTTTACCTTGTCGGTATCATAATGATTTTATTCGGTATCGCAGGTCTTATTACAGACTCAAAAATATCAAAAATATCCTCGTTATTGATTTTGATTATGGGTATTTTAGCATTTATTCTAGCATTCAATTCCTTAGTAAATCCAATTTATGCTGCAATTTTATTAGGTGTATGTTTAATAATTCAAGGAATAAGAACATTTATTGCTGAATAAAAATTTAATATGCAATCTTTTGATTGCATTTACTTATTTTTTTAAAATAGTATCTAAACTTATTTTTTTGAACTACCTCGACTTTGTAGAAGTCGAGGATTCCTAGATTTGTTTTTTTGTGCCACTTGTTTATTTGGCGTTTTCTAGGCTATCCCCGTAGTCCCACCGGTTCAAAATATTAATGGCGGCGTTAATGTCACGGTCTAGTATTTTACCGCAGTTTGGACATTTCCATTTTCGAGTTTTCACATCTAATTCATGGTTGATGTTTCCGCAAAAATGACATTTTTTACTGGTATATTTTGCATCTACAAATACTACGCCTTCTGCTTGAGGTTTGTGCCTAGCAAATTTGTCTTGTAGTTTAGTTATGAATTTTGTGAGTGGAAACACCATGTTTTGCTCGCCACCAATCAATATTTTAATTTTTGAGTAATTTTTCTCAAATACTATGGCATCATATTTTTTGACCATTTCTGTTGAAAGTTTCTCTATATAGTCGTCAAGTTTATTGGATCGTTGATGATACCATTTTAATAGTCTGATTTTCTGTTTTTTCCATTTTTTGCTTCCATTTGTGCATTTGGCCATTATCCGGTTGATGAATTTGACCATTTGGTTTTCATGGTCAATGTCAAAGTATTCCTTTTCCTCATCGCTTGTGACCAGCCAGCCGTTTACATTTGAATTAATATCACAACCTACATTTTTACCTGTTAGTTCCCATTCTTCTTCAGTGAAATCAATGTTGAATGTTGCAAAGTAGTCTATTCCATCAAAGGAGATTGTTACATTGTTGAATTTTGTATTTTTGTCGTTTAGTATTTGGAAGTATTCTTGGCTTGTGTGGAATTTTACTTTGCCATATTTTCTCAGAATCATTTTATTTTTTTGGATGATTCTAATGTCTTGTCTTATTGTTTGTCTGAATGATAGTTTAACTGTTTTCTTTTTATGAAAATGGGGTTTATTGAAGTGTGATGGATTTTTAAAGAAATTATCGAATGATGTGGCCAAGTCTCTTATTTCCTGTTGGAGACTTGTTGATTCTACATCCTCCAAATAAGGAAATTCCCTCTTGGCTTCATTTAGTAGTTTATTTAAGAACGTAAATGTGGGTCTTAGGTTGGAATCGTTACTGTGCATTTTATTGTATTTGTCAAGAACGACATTATGGGCCTTGCGACAGCAACCAAAATTCCTATGAAAACAATCCTTCTGCTCCCGAGTAGGATAAATCTTAACCTTCATTCCCTTTTTAACATCCACCATAACATAAAACACCACACTATTAACCCATCTTCACATAATAGTACAATTTATGCTCCATTAATATATAAAGATACCCAGAGAGCATTTGAAAAGTAATATCGCCCACAAAAATCAACTACGTTTAAAAAACAACAAGAAACATTAAATAAACACCCGTGAAATACAAATGAAACTACAAATTTTCCATTGTAAAAGTGATACATATCAAAAAAAATACAAAAATAAATGCCCCAAAAAAAACTGAAAGTACACTGAATTATAAATGCCCATACAA containing:
- a CDS encoding zinc metalloprotease HtpX — its product is MKGTWKLKLRMILTSVFMFSIVYFLVLLVARYMGISSWRLYMGVSLVIVFAQYWFGPTLVKHSMNVRPLSEAEAPHIHKMVAELAQEAGVPKPEVGLSEINIPNAFAYGRTSRSGHIAITRPILGLLDYDELRAVLGHEMGHIKHNDMAVTAAVSVIPMVCYYIAIAFMFSRDNENGAGIIIGLLGYVFYLIGQLLVLFISRTREYYADEASVEFGNRPAALVSALYKLSYGASRCSQETIKELNTNRAFFATDINNAQHDIDDFSQVDFDGDGKISDEELKRLANSDIKISKTKGIMELLSTHPDSLKRVKRLAELEN
- a CDS encoding tRNA (adenine-N1)-methyltransferase, which translates into the protein MKMILDERGKKYILKEGQDFQSDLGIVSAEVLSDAEIGDEVKSHLDHSFKIVKPNVNDFIEIMDRRCSILIKKDIGTVLAYTGLGAGSRVVDAGTGAGAIALNFGNVVGDTGHVYTYEIREDFSEVAKKNIETFGIKNIEVKNQNIKDGINEDNIDLVFLDLPKPYEIFEEVHDSLNLGGWLVVYAPYIDQAEVSYRVAKKLNFYDIEILETLERGLEVRQQGTRPKTRMVGHSGYLLFARKL
- a CDS encoding DUF308 domain-containing protein, whose amino-acid sequence is METNKIFGIVSIILGLIFIICPIFSSAFTSIVIGLSLLFFGFASLFNGLTTLNVIIGIIAIIFGLLFMFAMNALPFLVGLQFYLVGIIMILFGIAGLITDSKISKISSLLILIMGILAFILAFNSLVNPIYAAILLGVCLIIQGIRTFIAE
- a CDS encoding RNA-guided endonuclease TnpB family protein, translated to MVDVKKGMKVKIYPTREQKDCFHRNFGCCRKAHNVVLDKYNKMHSNDSNLRPTFTFLNKLLNEAKREFPYLEDVESTSLQQEIRDLATSFDNFFKNPSHFNKPHFHKKKTVKLSFRQTIRQDIRIIQKNKMILRKYGKVKFHTSQEYFQILNDKNTKFNNVTISFDGIDYFATFNIDFTEEEWELTGKNVGCDINSNVNGWLVTSDEEKEYFDIDHENQMVKFINRIMAKCTNGSKKWKKQKIRLLKWYHQRSNKLDDYIEKLSTEMVKKYDAIVFEKNYSKIKILIGGEQNMVFPLTKFITKLQDKFARHKPQAEGVVFVDAKYTSKKCHFCGNINHELDVKTRKWKCPNCGKILDRDINAAINILNRWDYGDSLENAK